A window from Montipora capricornis isolate CH-2021 chromosome 7, ASM3666992v2, whole genome shotgun sequence encodes these proteins:
- the LOC138056742 gene encoding uncharacterized protein, translated as MATLETAENDLIPVQTTQTVVGTNEQNKARPVRQDTGQLAVPGNADQKSVTTGATARKKKSMGIRALSGKQRKDDHIKALLKEHLNEIQSILQPQKPVPVEDVSFEVNLSNVACLKAMFDPTLGTIGKTTEAFYTWLLSLLEN; from the exons ATGGCGACGTTAGAGACCGCTGAGAATGACCTGATCCCTGTTCAGACCACGCAGACGGTGGTTGGAACAAATGAGCAGAACAAGG CCCGACCTGTAAGACAAGATACTGGTCAGTTAGCAGTCCCTGGGAACGCAGACCAAAAATCAGTGACAACTGGTGCCACAGCACGAAAAAAGAAGAGCATGGGCATAAGGGCTTTATCAGGCAAACAGAGAAAGGACGACCACATAAAGGCCCTCTTGAAAGAGCACCTTAACGAAATCCAGTCGATACTCCAACCACAAAAACCTGTTCCTGTGGAG GATGTTTCGTTTGAAGTCAATCTCTCAAATGTGGCTTGTTTGAAAGCGATGTTTGATCCAACTCTAGGAACTATAGGAAAAACAACGGAAGCTTTTTATACCTGGCTTTTATCTCTGCTGGAAAATTAA